In a genomic window of Paramicrobacterium chengjingii:
- a CDS encoding thiamine-binding protein gives MLIAFSIAPSGTGRKDASVHDAVAAAVKIVRDSGLPNKTSSMFTELEGSWDEVFDVVKRATEAVEPFGSRISLVIKADIRPGYEDEMHGKVSRLESALEEPASAS, from the coding sequence ATGCTTATCGCTTTTTCAATCGCACCGAGCGGAACCGGTCGGAAGGATGCATCAGTGCACGATGCCGTGGCCGCCGCCGTGAAGATCGTTCGGGACTCCGGCCTGCCGAACAAGACCAGCAGCATGTTCACGGAGCTTGAAGGCTCGTGGGACGAGGTGTTCGACGTCGTGAAGCGTGCCACCGAGGCGGTGGAGCCGTTCGGCTCTCGCATATCGCTCGTCATCAAAGCAGACATCCGCCCGGGCTACGAAGACGAGATGCACGGGAAGGTGTCACGTCTTGAGAGCGCCCTCGAGGAGCCCGCTTCGGCTAGTTGA
- a CDS encoding multifunctional oxoglutarate decarboxylase/oxoglutarate dehydrogenase thiamine pyrophosphate-binding subunit/dihydrolipoyllysine-residue succinyltransferase subunit: MSGQLTGVGADGGAAADFGANEWLVDEMYAKYLADKDSVDKSWWPILENYRPVSGEAPTPAEHSSPASAPASGGRPVARTTSIQPKSQPIPADAPQSSPDKKSSDAGPDDQSPQDAVTPLRGMTKALAANMDLSLTVPTATSVRTIPAKLMIDNRIVINNHLKRARGGKVSFTHLIGWALIQALKDFPSQNVYYDIVNDKPSVVAPAHIGLGIAIDLPKPDGSRALMVPAIKNAESLTFGEYLAAYEDLVTRARASKLTAADFAGASISLTNPGGIGTVHSVPRLMKGQGCIIGAGALEYPAEFQGASEKTIVELGIGKTITLTSTYDHRVIQGAGSGEFLKKVHELLIGQRNFYEDIFAALRIPYDPIHWAPDISVDLSDTVNKTARVQELINSFRVRGHLMADIDPLEYVQRAHPDLDIASHGLTFWDLDREFVTGNFTDKRQMKLRDILGVLRDSYCRTIGLEYMHIQDPAQRAWIQGKVERPYAKPTHDEQMRILGKLNEAEAFETFLQTKYVGQKRFSLEGGESTIALLDGILQEATELGLDGAAIGMAHRGRLNVLTNIAGKTYGQIFQEFEGHQDSKNTGSGDVKYHLGTEGTFRALDGTELPVYLAANPSHLEAVDGVLEGIVRAKQDRQPIGTFRTLPILIHGDAAMAGQGVILETMQFSQLRGYRTGGTIHVVVNNQVGFTTTPGEGRTSIYSTDVAKTIQAPVWHVNGDDPESVTRVAQLAFQFQQEFHKDVVIDVICYRRRGHNEGDDPSMTQPLMYNLIEAKRSVRKLYTEALVGRGDITQEEYESAHNDFQDRLERAFMETHAAQTSSTPVILPDTDEDGYTGEPETTGVDLEVIHEIGDAFTNKPAGFTVHKKLQQLLDKRVDMSRNGTIDWSFGELLAFGSLVREGTPVRMSGQDSRRGTFVQRHAVLHDRENGQEWLPLTNVSENQARFWIYDSLLSEYAVMGFEYGYSVERADALVLWEAQFGDFANGGQTIIDEFVSSAEQKWGQRSSVVLLLPHGYEGAGPDHSSARIERFLQLSAENNMTIARPSTPASYFHLLRRQAYARPRRPLVVFTPKAMLRLKGATSELEDFTTGKFQPIIDDDRITDPSEVKRVILHAGKIHWDLRSELTKNPDSRIALVRVEQYFPVPGTELRSVLSRYPNAEIVWVQEEPENQGAWPFISLELTKHLANDKVTGITRTAAASPATGSAKRHAAEHTKLIERALSL, translated from the coding sequence GTGTCAGGCCAGTTGACCGGAGTCGGGGCCGATGGCGGCGCCGCAGCAGATTTTGGGGCAAACGAATGGCTCGTCGACGAGATGTACGCGAAGTACCTCGCAGACAAGGACTCGGTTGATAAGTCCTGGTGGCCGATTCTAGAGAACTACCGGCCAGTGAGCGGCGAGGCGCCAACGCCCGCTGAGCACAGCAGCCCGGCTTCGGCCCCGGCATCCGGTGGCCGCCCCGTCGCGCGGACCACCAGCATCCAGCCGAAATCGCAGCCGATTCCCGCTGATGCTCCGCAGAGCTCCCCCGACAAGAAGAGCTCGGATGCCGGTCCTGACGATCAGAGTCCGCAAGACGCCGTCACTCCATTGCGAGGAATGACGAAGGCGCTCGCGGCGAATATGGACCTCAGCCTCACTGTCCCGACGGCAACGAGCGTTCGAACGATTCCCGCGAAGCTGATGATCGACAACCGCATCGTCATCAACAATCACCTCAAGCGAGCGCGAGGCGGAAAGGTGAGCTTCACCCACCTCATCGGGTGGGCCCTCATCCAGGCGCTCAAAGACTTTCCCAGCCAGAACGTCTACTACGACATCGTCAATGACAAGCCCAGTGTCGTCGCCCCGGCGCACATTGGCCTCGGAATAGCCATCGACCTCCCCAAGCCGGATGGGTCACGCGCCTTGATGGTTCCCGCGATCAAGAACGCGGAATCCCTGACATTCGGCGAGTATCTGGCCGCGTACGAAGATCTTGTGACGCGAGCTCGCGCCAGCAAGCTCACCGCGGCGGACTTTGCCGGCGCGAGCATCTCTCTGACCAACCCGGGTGGAATCGGAACCGTGCATTCGGTGCCGCGCCTGATGAAGGGTCAGGGCTGCATCATCGGGGCCGGCGCCCTCGAATACCCCGCCGAGTTCCAAGGTGCCTCAGAGAAAACGATCGTCGAGCTGGGCATCGGCAAGACAATCACACTGACTTCGACCTACGACCACCGCGTCATTCAGGGTGCTGGCTCAGGCGAGTTCCTCAAGAAGGTGCACGAGCTCCTGATCGGGCAGCGCAACTTTTACGAGGACATCTTTGCGGCGTTGCGCATTCCATACGACCCGATCCACTGGGCACCCGACATCTCCGTCGACCTCAGCGATACCGTCAATAAGACGGCTCGCGTGCAGGAGCTCATCAATTCGTTCCGTGTCCGCGGCCATCTGATGGCAGACATCGACCCGCTCGAATACGTCCAGCGCGCTCATCCCGACCTTGACATCGCGTCGCACGGACTGACGTTCTGGGATCTCGATCGCGAATTCGTCACGGGCAACTTCACTGACAAGCGTCAGATGAAGCTCCGCGACATCCTCGGTGTTCTTCGTGACTCCTACTGCCGCACAATCGGACTCGAGTACATGCACATTCAGGATCCGGCTCAGCGAGCCTGGATTCAAGGCAAGGTGGAGCGGCCCTACGCCAAGCCGACGCACGACGAGCAGATGCGCATCCTCGGCAAGCTCAACGAGGCAGAGGCCTTCGAGACGTTCCTTCAGACGAAGTACGTGGGCCAGAAGCGGTTCAGCCTCGAAGGCGGCGAGTCGACCATCGCCCTGCTCGACGGCATACTTCAGGAGGCGACAGAGCTCGGGCTCGACGGTGCAGCCATCGGCATGGCACACCGCGGTCGACTCAACGTGCTCACGAACATCGCGGGCAAGACGTATGGCCAGATCTTCCAGGAGTTCGAGGGCCACCAAGACTCGAAGAACACCGGTTCCGGAGACGTGAAGTACCACCTCGGAACAGAGGGGACCTTCCGCGCCCTCGACGGCACAGAGCTTCCCGTCTATCTCGCGGCGAACCCATCGCACCTTGAAGCTGTGGACGGAGTGCTCGAAGGCATCGTCCGTGCCAAGCAGGACCGCCAGCCGATCGGAACATTCCGCACGCTGCCGATTCTTATTCACGGTGATGCTGCGATGGCGGGACAGGGAGTCATTCTCGAGACCATGCAGTTCTCGCAGCTGCGCGGCTACCGCACGGGCGGCACCATCCATGTCGTCGTCAATAACCAAGTGGGCTTCACGACGACACCGGGCGAGGGACGCACATCGATTTACTCGACGGACGTCGCCAAGACGATTCAGGCTCCCGTCTGGCATGTGAACGGAGACGACCCCGAGTCGGTGACCCGCGTCGCGCAGCTCGCCTTCCAGTTCCAGCAGGAATTCCACAAGGATGTCGTCATTGACGTCATCTGCTACCGTCGCCGGGGCCACAACGAGGGCGACGACCCGTCGATGACGCAGCCACTCATGTACAACCTCATCGAGGCGAAGCGCTCGGTGCGAAAGCTGTACACGGAGGCGCTCGTCGGTCGCGGTGACATCACGCAAGAAGAGTACGAGTCGGCACACAACGACTTCCAAGACCGCCTCGAGCGGGCCTTCATGGAAACGCACGCGGCTCAGACGAGTTCAACTCCCGTGATCCTGCCCGACACTGACGAAGACGGCTACACAGGCGAGCCTGAAACGACAGGCGTCGATCTCGAGGTCATTCACGAAATCGGTGACGCGTTCACGAACAAGCCAGCCGGTTTCACTGTGCACAAGAAGCTCCAGCAGCTGTTGGATAAGCGCGTTGACATGAGCCGTAACGGCACCATCGACTGGTCGTTCGGCGAACTTCTCGCCTTTGGCTCGCTGGTACGCGAGGGAACACCCGTTCGCATGAGTGGCCAGGACTCTCGTCGAGGCACCTTCGTTCAGCGGCACGCTGTGCTTCACGACCGGGAAAACGGTCAGGAGTGGCTTCCTCTCACCAATGTGTCTGAGAACCAGGCACGCTTCTGGATCTACGATTCGCTGCTCTCCGAGTACGCAGTCATGGGGTTCGAATATGGCTACTCCGTCGAGCGCGCCGACGCCCTTGTGCTGTGGGAAGCGCAGTTCGGAGACTTCGCGAACGGTGGGCAGACGATCATCGACGAGTTCGTCTCCTCGGCCGAGCAGAAGTGGGGCCAGCGTTCCAGCGTCGTGTTGCTGCTCCCTCACGGCTACGAGGGCGCGGGACCGGATCACTCGTCGGCTCGCATTGAGAGGTTCCTTCAGCTCAGCGCTGAGAACAACATGACGATCGCGCGTCCCTCGACGCCGGCGTCGTACTTCCACCTTCTCCGCAGGCAGGCATATGCGCGCCCGCGTCGGCCTCTTGTCGTGTTCACGCCAAAGGCGATGTTGCGTTTGAAGGGCGCGACGAGCGAACTTGAGGACTTCACGACGGGAAAGTTCCAGCCGATCATTGATGACGATCGGATCACGGATCCGTCAGAGGTGAAGCGCGTAATCCTGCACGCAGGAAAGATCCATTGGGATCTCCGCAGCGAGCTCACGAAGAACCCCGATTCACGCATCGCCCTTGTGCGCGTGGAGCAGTACTTCCCCGTTCCCGGAACCGAGCTGCGGTCTGTGCTCTCGCGTTACCCTAACGCCGAGATCGTATGGGTGCAGGAAGAGCCGGAGAACCAGGGGGCGTGGCCGTTCATCTCACTCGAGCTGACCAAACACCTAGCGAACGACAAGGTGACAGGCATCACGAGAACGGCAGCTGCCTCTCCCGCGACCGGTTCAGCCAAGCGTCACGCAGCAGAACACACCAAGCTCATCGAGCGTGCATTGTCTCTCTGA
- a CDS encoding response regulator transcription factor yields the protein MIPDKIRVAIVDDHRMILSAFTQWITDSADDVDVITAVPTWPELLTHPSFPVDVVLLDLDLKDNIPVSLKLSTLKTTGSQTVVMSAYSDPGVVREALAAGAVGYLVKSEPASAMVEAIRAAQRGESYISAELDAALGRASSASPRLSAQERRVMALYAAGDPVKSVAYELSISEETAKSYLKRIREKYRSKGIDVGTKVALRKQAIVDGIIVN from the coding sequence ATGATTCCAGACAAGATCCGCGTGGCGATTGTTGACGACCACCGAATGATCCTCAGTGCATTCACACAGTGGATCACCGATAGCGCAGACGATGTAGACGTGATCACTGCAGTGCCCACGTGGCCCGAGCTGCTCACCCACCCGAGCTTTCCGGTTGATGTTGTCCTTCTCGACCTCGACTTGAAAGACAACATCCCCGTGTCGCTCAAGCTCTCGACCCTCAAAACAACGGGGTCGCAGACCGTCGTCATGAGCGCCTACTCTGACCCCGGTGTGGTGCGCGAAGCTCTCGCGGCGGGCGCTGTCGGCTATCTCGTGAAGAGCGAGCCTGCCTCAGCGATGGTCGAGGCAATTCGCGCTGCCCAGCGTGGCGAGTCGTACATTTCTGCCGAACTCGATGCTGCTCTCGGGAGGGCATCGTCTGCATCGCCTCGACTGAGCGCACAGGAGCGACGTGTGATGGCACTCTATGCCGCAGGCGATCCCGTGAAGTCGGTGGCGTATGAGCTAAGCATCTCTGAAGAGACCGCGAAGTCGTATCTCAAGCGCATTCGAGAGAAGTACCGCAGCAAAGGCATCGATGTCGGAACCAAGGTCGCTCTGCGTAAGCAAGCGATCGTCGACGGAATCATCGTCAACTAG
- a CDS encoding GuaB1 family IMP dehydrogenase-related protein → MRFIGEVPAHDLTYSDVFLVPSRSDVASRLDVSLAPDDGTPATIPLVSSNMNSVTGPRLAVSLARRGGLGVLPQDMPLQELDAAIRWVKDQPVLWDTPTVFSPDSTVADVLAEIPAVDGHGIVIMNDDDYVGSIPTKRLATALPDARLGDLLRGSQAALDADDIETGRQAFDLMAEAELSFSAVLRRGKLVGAMSQKSALRSTLYAPAIDADGRLAVAAAIGINSDVQSKARALAAAGVDVLVVDTAHGHQEGMISALRSVSELRLGIPIVAGNIVTAVGVADLVDAGASIIKVGVGPGAMCTTRMMTAVGRPQFSAVLETAAEASEQGAHVWADGGIRYPRDVALALSAGAASVMVGSWFAGTIEGPGNLRSDADGRLYKESWGMASTKAVHERFGRLDAYEFARKMLFAEGISSSKIYLDPERPSIEDLLDMITSGVRSSFTYAGARSVAEFHDRAIVGVQSAAGYEEGKALPVSW, encoded by the coding sequence ATGCGATTCATCGGTGAAGTCCCGGCACACGACTTGACGTACTCTGACGTGTTCCTCGTTCCTTCGCGCTCAGACGTTGCGAGCCGACTCGACGTATCCCTCGCGCCAGATGACGGCACGCCGGCGACCATTCCGCTTGTCTCGTCGAATATGAACTCGGTGACGGGCCCGCGACTTGCGGTCTCGCTCGCGCGCCGTGGCGGGCTGGGCGTGTTGCCGCAGGACATGCCGCTGCAAGAACTCGACGCCGCCATTCGCTGGGTGAAAGACCAGCCTGTTCTGTGGGACACACCGACGGTCTTCAGCCCCGACTCCACGGTCGCCGACGTTCTGGCGGAGATTCCAGCCGTCGACGGGCACGGAATCGTGATTATGAACGACGACGACTATGTCGGCAGCATCCCCACGAAGCGGCTGGCGACAGCGCTTCCCGATGCACGTCTCGGCGATCTGCTTCGAGGGTCACAGGCCGCGCTTGACGCCGACGACATTGAGACGGGCAGACAAGCGTTCGATCTCATGGCGGAGGCAGAGCTGAGTTTCTCCGCGGTTCTGCGTCGTGGAAAACTTGTGGGTGCGATGAGCCAAAAAAGCGCTCTTCGCTCCACCCTCTACGCACCGGCGATCGACGCAGACGGCCGACTCGCCGTCGCTGCCGCCATCGGAATCAACAGCGACGTTCAATCGAAGGCGCGTGCTCTGGCTGCGGCAGGCGTTGATGTACTCGTCGTTGACACTGCTCACGGTCACCAGGAAGGCATGATCTCCGCGTTGCGAAGCGTGTCTGAACTGCGGCTCGGAATTCCGATTGTGGCCGGCAACATCGTCACCGCCGTCGGGGTAGCGGATCTCGTCGATGCGGGCGCCTCGATCATCAAGGTGGGCGTCGGCCCCGGTGCGATGTGCACGACCCGCATGATGACCGCAGTGGGGCGTCCGCAGTTCTCTGCCGTGCTCGAGACGGCAGCAGAAGCGTCAGAGCAGGGAGCCCATGTGTGGGCCGATGGTGGCATCCGGTACCCACGCGACGTCGCCCTTGCACTTTCCGCTGGCGCGGCGAGCGTCATGGTGGGGTCATGGTTCGCGGGAACCATCGAAGGCCCAGGCAACTTGCGCTCAGACGCCGATGGGCGCCTGTACAAGGAGAGCTGGGGAATGGCTTCGACAAAGGCCGTTCACGAGCGCTTCGGCAGGCTTGACGCGTACGAGTTCGCCCGCAAGATGTTGTTTGCCGAGGGGATCTCATCGTCAAAGATCTATCTCGACCCAGAGCGACCGTCGATCGAAGACCTTCTCGACATGATCACGTCGGGCGTGCGCTCGTCGTTCACGTATGCGGGGGCACGCAGTGTGGCCGAGTTCCATGACCGCGCCATTGTCGGCGTGCAGTCGGCGGCCGGCTATGAAGAGGGGAAGGCTCTGCCGGTGTCATGGTGA
- a CDS encoding ADP-dependent NAD(P)H-hydrate dehydratase: protein MSWVEWTDADAAARIRVPTASDDKYSRGVLGVLTGSRTFPGAAVLGVEAAVRTGVGMVRFLGAEKAADAVVHRRPEVVTAQGRVQAWLIGSGFDEGARADAAALVAEALESGLPVILDAGALADVSAARVPGRVVVTPHAGELARLLSSRGHDATPDAVMSSPESWALRAAEELHVTVLLKGNTTRVVSPEGSRVTVSGSTPWLATAGSGDVLAGILGALLATSIDGDSQIVAQAAASAALLHDRAARLASGGGPIAALDIADAVPAAVRDVLGSTHMMNG, encoded by the coding sequence ATGAGTTGGGTTGAATGGACGGATGCCGATGCGGCAGCGCGCATTCGTGTGCCGACTGCGAGCGATGACAAGTACTCACGCGGCGTGCTCGGCGTGTTGACGGGGTCGAGAACCTTTCCCGGGGCCGCAGTCCTCGGCGTGGAGGCTGCTGTGCGTACGGGTGTGGGAATGGTGCGGTTCCTCGGCGCAGAGAAGGCCGCTGATGCCGTGGTGCATCGTCGTCCAGAGGTCGTGACGGCGCAGGGACGCGTTCAGGCGTGGCTGATCGGCTCAGGCTTCGATGAGGGCGCGCGGGCCGACGCGGCTGCCCTTGTCGCGGAGGCGCTGGAGTCGGGGCTCCCTGTAATCCTTGACGCGGGGGCCCTCGCCGATGTGTCGGCGGCGCGCGTTCCTGGTCGCGTCGTCGTGACCCCGCACGCCGGTGAACTCGCACGGTTGCTCAGCTCTCGCGGGCACGACGCGACTCCGGATGCGGTAATGAGCTCTCCCGAGTCATGGGCGCTGAGGGCCGCCGAAGAACTGCACGTGACGGTGCTGCTCAAGGGCAACACGACCCGTGTGGTCTCGCCGGAGGGCAGTCGTGTCACGGTCTCCGGGTCGACGCCCTGGTTGGCGACCGCTGGCTCCGGCGACGTTCTCGCCGGAATCCTCGGAGCGTTACTCGCAACAAGCATCGACGGCGACAGCCAGATTGTCGCGCAGGCCGCGGCCTCGGCGGCGCTTCTGCATGACAGAGCTGCGCGTCTCGCGTCGGGCGGCGGCCCCATCGCCGCGCTTGACATTGCCGACGCAGTTCCCGCGGCTGTGCGTGACGTGCTCGGATCGACTCATATGATGAACGGGTGA
- a CDS encoding glycosyltransferase 87 family protein, with product MRNRAFLWVSFLAVHIALSWLCLNAQGLPLGDVTLVYKPWAGQALNEQFVVGIDTEWVYPLLAIVPMLAASVAGFENFGIAWLVMVTVLDLAAFAVLLRGGRRRRAAAWWWIVALACLGPIALARVDSVTVPLAIVGTLIALRYPAVAGAALAVATWMKVWPAALIAGLVIVLRARVRVVLAGVAVTIAVVGGALALGSGWNVLSFLTEQTGRGLQIEAPLSMVYLWQAALGVPGFFVYYDSTILTFQVTGTDVDVAIALATPLLVAAVLSVVLIGIRAIRMGAARASVLPTLILALVASLIVFNKVGSPQFMVWLFVPVIIGLVIKGSDFTVPAAIVLAMCALTQVVYPYLYSLLLNTWGPMVVVLTVRNIGTVVVLGWAVVKLWRAGSAAHRRADAALAAPV from the coding sequence GTGAGAAATCGGGCGTTCCTCTGGGTGTCGTTTCTCGCTGTTCACATAGCGCTGTCGTGGCTCTGTCTCAACGCCCAGGGGCTCCCTCTCGGCGATGTGACGCTCGTGTACAAGCCGTGGGCCGGCCAAGCGCTGAACGAGCAGTTCGTCGTCGGTATCGACACCGAGTGGGTGTACCCGCTGCTCGCGATTGTGCCCATGCTCGCTGCGTCGGTCGCCGGTTTCGAGAACTTCGGGATCGCCTGGCTCGTGATGGTGACCGTGCTCGATCTGGCTGCATTCGCCGTGCTTCTTCGGGGTGGTCGCCGGCGCCGTGCGGCGGCCTGGTGGTGGATCGTCGCGCTCGCCTGCCTCGGTCCGATCGCTCTCGCTCGGGTCGACTCCGTGACGGTTCCTCTCGCCATTGTCGGCACGCTGATTGCGCTGCGTTACCCGGCGGTCGCCGGCGCTGCGCTTGCTGTTGCCACGTGGATGAAAGTCTGGCCCGCAGCGCTGATTGCAGGCCTGGTCATTGTGCTGCGGGCTCGCGTGCGTGTCGTGCTGGCCGGTGTCGCCGTGACGATTGCCGTTGTCGGTGGAGCGCTCGCTCTCGGATCGGGCTGGAACGTTCTCAGCTTTCTCACCGAGCAGACAGGCCGAGGGCTGCAGATCGAGGCTCCGCTGTCAATGGTTTACCTCTGGCAGGCAGCACTGGGAGTTCCCGGGTTCTTTGTCTACTACGACAGCACGATTCTCACCTTTCAGGTGACCGGAACTGACGTCGACGTGGCGATCGCACTGGCAACCCCATTGCTCGTCGCTGCCGTGCTTTCCGTTGTGCTCATCGGGATTCGGGCCATTCGCATGGGTGCGGCCAGAGCATCCGTTCTTCCGACCCTCATTCTCGCGCTTGTCGCATCACTCATCGTGTTCAACAAAGTGGGGTCGCCGCAGTTCATGGTGTGGCTCTTCGTTCCTGTGATCATCGGACTGGTCATCAAAGGAAGCGACTTCACAGTTCCCGCGGCGATCGTGCTCGCCATGTGCGCGCTGACGCAGGTGGTGTACCCCTACCTGTACAGCCTGCTGCTGAACACGTGGGGTCCCATGGTCGTGGTGCTCACCGTGCGGAACATCGGCACCGTTGTCGTGTTGGGCTGGGCTGTCGTGAAGCTGTGGCGGGCGGGCAGCGCCGCTCACCGACGGGCGGATGCAGCGCTGGCGGCCCCAGTGTGA
- a CDS encoding hemolysin family protein, translating to MSDWLGIVWLVVLLLGNAFFVGAEFAVISSRRSQIEPLAEKGKRSAKVALWAMEHATLMLATSQLGITVCSLLILNVSEPAIHHLLAGPLGLTGLSVEVVDTISFVVTLLIVSYLHVVFGEMVPKNISFSKPDTAVLLLARPLVWIGRVFKPVIWFLNESANLVLKMFRVEPKNEANSTFTLEEVATIVSQSQREGMLTDATGTLGAAFEFTNKKVRDVAIPLENLVTLTPQATPSQIQRAIAKRGFSRYVIVDENGLPSGYIHLKDVLRGSTEQEDDDEPIPSKRIRQLVSLYDGTDLEDALTSMRLSGAHLAQAFDRDGTATGVLFLEDIIEELVGTVEDATQR from the coding sequence ATGAGTGACTGGCTGGGAATTGTCTGGCTTGTCGTGCTGCTGCTCGGCAACGCCTTCTTCGTCGGCGCGGAGTTCGCCGTCATTTCGTCGCGTCGCTCGCAGATCGAGCCGCTCGCGGAAAAAGGCAAACGAAGCGCGAAGGTGGCGCTGTGGGCCATGGAACATGCGACGCTGATGCTGGCAACGAGTCAGCTTGGCATCACCGTATGCTCCCTGCTCATTTTGAACGTGTCTGAACCTGCGATCCATCACCTGCTAGCGGGACCTCTCGGCCTCACTGGGTTGAGTGTGGAAGTTGTCGACACGATCTCGTTCGTCGTCACGCTGCTGATTGTCTCGTATCTGCACGTCGTATTCGGCGAGATGGTGCCAAAGAACATCTCGTTCTCGAAACCAGACACGGCCGTACTTCTTCTAGCGCGTCCGCTCGTGTGGATTGGCCGCGTGTTCAAGCCAGTGATCTGGTTCTTGAATGAGTCAGCAAACCTCGTGTTGAAGATGTTCCGTGTCGAGCCAAAGAACGAAGCGAACTCGACGTTTACGCTCGAGGAGGTTGCGACGATCGTGTCGCAGTCACAGCGCGAGGGGATGCTGACGGACGCGACGGGCACACTCGGGGCCGCGTTCGAGTTCACGAACAAGAAAGTGCGTGACGTCGCTATTCCGCTTGAGAACCTTGTGACGTTGACACCTCAGGCGACGCCGTCTCAGATACAGCGAGCAATCGCGAAGCGCGGGTTCTCTCGTTACGTGATCGTCGACGAGAACGGGCTTCCCTCTGGATACATTCACCTCAAGGATGTGCTGAGGGGGTCGACGGAGCAGGAAGACGACGATGAACCGATCCCGAGCAAGCGGATTCGCCAACTCGTGTCGTTGTATGACGGCACGGATCTCGAAGATGCGCTGACGAGCATGCGTCTCTCCGGCGCGCATTTGGCACAGGCATTCGATCGAGACGGCACTGCGACCGGTGTTCTCTTTCTCGAAGACATCATCGAGGAGCTCGTCGGCACCGTCGAAGATGCCACCCAGCGTTAG
- a CDS encoding hemolysin family protein, translating into MPDLVLLAIGLVLTAGTGLFVASEFALVNLDRADLEARRDRGETRLGMTIAALKVTSTHLSSAQLGITLTTLLTGYTLEPAFTSLLLGPALAWGAPEGVIRPIATVVAVGIATLVSMIIGELVPKNFALAVPRATAKVAVPFQVVFTAVFKPAVMLLNGSANSILHAMGIDPKEELSGARSAEELSSLVRRSAGAGTLERDTATLLDRTLQFSGRTASDVMTPRPQVDAVSRSDSAQTVIDLTRATGYSRFPVTDEDIDDIVGLVHVKQAVAVPKSRRSDVPVSALQSEIVRVPETMRLDSLIPRLRRHGYQMAVVVDEYGGTAGVATLEDLVEEIVGEVTDEHDRTRAGVVRTASGVVFSGSLRPDELRDRTGVQISEDGPYETVAGYIVSELGRLPDVGDEVSINEGTLRVTRMDGRRIDRVRFTREEEQLDE; encoded by the coding sequence GTGCCTGACCTCGTCCTGCTTGCCATCGGCCTCGTGCTGACTGCCGGAACTGGTCTTTTCGTCGCAAGCGAATTTGCGCTTGTGAACCTGGATCGCGCTGATCTCGAGGCCCGACGCGACCGAGGCGAGACCCGTCTCGGTATGACGATCGCTGCACTGAAAGTCACGTCGACACACCTCTCGAGCGCGCAGCTGGGCATTACGCTGACCACACTGCTCACCGGGTACACGCTTGAGCCTGCTTTCACCTCGCTGCTGCTCGGCCCAGCCCTCGCCTGGGGTGCGCCGGAGGGCGTCATTCGCCCCATCGCTACCGTCGTGGCCGTCGGCATTGCAACGCTTGTGTCGATGATCATCGGTGAACTGGTGCCGAAGAACTTCGCGCTCGCCGTTCCTCGAGCAACAGCGAAGGTCGCTGTTCCGTTTCAGGTTGTCTTTACGGCAGTCTTCAAACCGGCGGTGATGCTGCTGAACGGCAGCGCAAACTCCATACTTCACGCGATGGGAATCGATCCGAAGGAAGAGCTTTCCGGCGCACGCTCGGCCGAGGAGCTCTCAAGCCTCGTGCGCCGGAGCGCCGGTGCCGGCACACTCGAGCGCGACACTGCGACACTTCTGGATCGCACGCTGCAATTTTCGGGCCGGACAGCATCCGACGTCATGACTCCTCGTCCGCAAGTTGACGCCGTGAGCCGTTCGGACTCCGCCCAGACGGTTATCGATTTGACGCGTGCGACGGGCTATTCGCGGTTCCCCGTGACCGATGAGGATATCGACGACATCGTCGGGCTCGTTCATGTGAAGCAGGCCGTGGCAGTGCCGAAGAGCCGGCGCAGTGATGTTCCTGTTTCGGCGCTGCAATCAGAAATCGTCCGTGTTCCCGAGACGATGCGGCTGGACTCGCTGATCCCGCGCCTGAGACGGCACGGTTACCAGATGGCCGTCGTTGTCGACGAGTACGGCGGAACCGCGGGTGTAGCAACGCTGGAAGATCTCGTCGAGGAGATCGTCGGCGAGGTGACAGACGAGCACGATCGCACGCGTGCAGGGGTTGTGCGTACAGCATCCGGTGTCGTGTTCTCCGGAAGCCTCCGACCCGACGAGCTGCGCGACCGCACCGGGGTGCAGATTTCGGAAGACGGCCCATACGAGACCGTTGCCGGGTACATCGTGAGTGAACTCGGGCGACTGCCCGATGTCGGCGACGAGGTATCAATCAACGAAGGCACGCTTCGGGTGACCAGGATGGACGGGCGCCGCATCGACAGAGTGCGATTCACACGAGAGGAGGAGCAGCTCGATGAGTGA